From a single Erpetoichthys calabaricus chromosome 1, fErpCal1.3, whole genome shotgun sequence genomic region:
- the LOC114669409 gene encoding gastrula zinc finger protein XlCGF17.1-like, translating to MNNGNMTNVTSGLESVTPASLQDDPLLTMKPITSKSQMHFSNSATVPPKKSLKSTFKSRGGNLSQTQPKVYQCSECGKQFPGMGTLQIHTRFHTLEKQYCCSECGKVFASNSHLEIHRRVHTEFNPCCCSDCGKLYSQKGSLPIHTIGHSAEKPYCCSEYGKVLASSSHLEVDRRVHTKKKPCCCSDCGKLYSQKGAPPIHTIGHSGEKPYCCSEYGKVLASSSHLEVDRRVHTKKKLCCCSDCGKLYSQKGALPVHTKGHSAEKPYCCSEYGKFTWFNHKRIHNVEKPYCCSECGRRFTQLNSLETHKRIHTVEKPYICPECNKRFISATNLRIHRKIHTKETLYYSSGHRK from the exons ATGAACAATGGAAATATGACGAACGTGACATCTGGATTAGAGAGTGTGACACCAGCCTCTTTACAGGATGATCCTCTGCTGACTATGAAACCAATCACCAGTAAATCTCAGATGCACTTTTCAAACTCTGCCACTGTCCCACccaagaaaagtttaaaaagcacatttaaatcCAGAGGTGGTAATCTAAGTCAAACACAACCAAAAGTGTAtcagtgttctgaatgtggcaaacaattcccaGGAATGGGCACTCTTCAGATCCATACAAGATTTCACACTTTAGAGAAGCaatattgctgttcagaatgtggaaaaGTATTTGCCTCCAATAGCCACCTTGAGATTCACAGAAGAGTTCACACAGAATTTAATCCATGTTGTTGTTCTGACTGTGGAAAGCTATATTCACAAAAGGGTTCTCTTCCGATCCACACAATTG GTCATTCTgcagagaagccatattgctgttcagaatatGGAAAAGTACTTGCCTCCAGTAGCCACCTTGAGGTTGACAGAAGAGTTCACACTAAAAAGAAGCCATGTTGTTGTTCTGACTGTGGAAAACTATATTCACAAAAGGGTGCCCCTCCGATCCACACAATCGGGCAttctggagagaagccatattgctgttcagaatatGGAAAAGTACTTGCCTCCAGTAGCCACCTTGAGGTTGACAGAAGAGTTCACACTAAAAAGAAGCTATGTTGTTGTTCTGACTGTGGAAAGCTATATTCACAAAAGGGTGCTCTTCCGGTCCACACAAAAGGTCATTCTgcagagaagccatattgctgttcagaatatGGAAAATTTACCTGGTTTaatcacaaaagaattcacaatgtagagaaaccatattgctgttcagaatgtggaagAAGATTTACCCAGTTAAACAGTCTTGAgacccacaaaagaattcacactgtaGAGAAGCCATATATTTGTCCTGAATGTAACAAACGATTCATCAGTGCCACAAATCTTCGCATCCACAGAAAAATTCACACGAAAGAGACGCTATATTATTCTTCTGGACATAGAAAATGA
- the LOC114669497 gene encoding piggyBac transposable element-derived protein 4-like has product MSSRSKQVTALEALGLIFDHDSKIEEDVSEDEDHLEVNSESNDSDYEPYEETANNIPPSKTFTSKNGEIQWSSSPNIRQAKLSAENIIETVPGPTRMAMTCVTDIKSAFQLVMPNLIQKIIIEMTNLEGSHVLREKWKEHSVMHLCAYLGVLILPGVYKSKDESIASLWDIETGRAIFHAKMSLETFHIFSLVIRFDNRETRAVRWEGDKLAAIRTVWDKWVEQMPLLYNLGPNVTVDERLVAFRGRYPFRQYMPCKPAKYDIKLWAACDANTSYAMNMQVYTGKPVGGAPEKNQGTRVMFDMAQGLRGHNITCDNLFTSYNLGQELLKRKFRMFRTVQKNRAELPAELLVTKNRVPQSSMFAFTDTTALGPHV; this is encoded by the exons ATGAGCAGCAGAAGTAAACAGGTGACAGCCCTGGAGGCTCTGGGACTCATCTTTGATCATGACAGTAAAATAGAGGAGGATGTATCTGAAGATGAAGACCATCTTGAGGTCAATTCTGAGTCTAATGATTCTGATTATGAACCATATGAGGAAACTGCTAATAATATTCCTCCAAGCAAGACATTCACATCAAAAAATGGCGAAATACAGTGGTCTTCATCCCCAAATATACGTCAGGCAAAACTATCTGCAGAAAACATAATAGAGACAGTGCCAGGGCCTACTAGGATGGCAATGACTTGTGTGACAGACATCAAGTCAGCTTTTCAGCTGGTCATGCCCAACTTGATACAGAAAATCATAATCGAAATGACTAATCTGGAAGGAAGTCATGTTTTGCGGGAGAAGTGGAAGGagcactcagt aatgcatttatgtgCATATTTGGGGGTCCTCATCCTGCCTGGTGTCTATAAGTCAAAGGATGAATCAATAGCCAGTCTGTGGGACATAGAGACAGGTAGGGCTATATTTCATGCCAAAATGTCTCTGGAGACTTTTCATATTTTCTCCTTAGTAATTAGATTTGATAATCGAGAGACAAGAGCTGTCAGATGGGAGGGAGACAAGCTGGCAGCTATTAGGACAGTGTGGGACAAGTGGGTAGAGCAAATGCCACTTCTCTATAACCTAGGCCCTAATGTCACAGTGGATGAAAGGCTAGTGGCATTCAGAGGTCGCTACCCATTTAGGCAATATATGCCTTGCAAACCAGCTAAATACGACATAAAACTCTGGGCAGCATGTGATGCAAACACCAGCTATGCAATGAACATGCAGGTTTACACTGGAAAGCCGGTAGGAGGAGCCCCGGAGAAGAATCAGGGTACGAGGGTCATGTTTGATATGGCACAAGGTCTCAGAGGGCACAACATAACCTGTGACAATCTTTTCACAAGCTACAACTTGGGTCAGGAGCTTCTGAAGAGAAAGTTCAGAATGTTCAGAACTGTCCAAAAGAACAGGGCTGAACTCCCTGCTGAACTGCTGGTAACCAAGAACAGGGTCCCTCAGTCTTCCATGTTTGCCTTCACAGACACCAcagccctggggcctcatgtataa